The Opitutaceae bacterium genome has a window encoding:
- the argA gene encoding amino-acid N-acetyltransferase: protein MSPGSPTPVSIIKPTDLRGILNYVPRFQGQTFIVAMDGSIVADENLPNLLLDIAVLRSLHISVVLVHGIGHQLRELSVIRKIAISNVDGSGLTDADTLDLAIRASSRVSHKILEGLTQAGLKCSITNAVRSVPVGVVKGVDQQHSGKVDRIDQDFIAHLIKSDVIPIIQPIGFSRDGQTFRINSDMLAVEVAKALGATKVIFLAPYSGLEIGDNLRRDIPAEELEALAAKHPEKLNPKQRSKIEYAVKAVSAGIPRVHVIDGRVHDSLLNELFSNEGVGTLIYANDYRQIRRATRRDVRAIHNLTKGAVLREELAYRTQQTIEKNIDNFYLLEIDGNLFACVSLTYYPEQPDTAEIGSLFVAPFYHGRGAGRKMVDYAIREAKAKGARNVIALSTQSFTFFSLICGFREADRDVLPASRQITFDKMKRNPKVLIKTV, encoded by the coding sequence ATGAGCCCAGGTTCTCCCACGCCCGTTTCCATCATCAAGCCGACCGACCTTCGGGGAATCCTCAACTACGTGCCCCGGTTTCAGGGTCAGACCTTCATCGTGGCCATGGATGGCAGCATCGTCGCCGACGAGAACCTGCCCAACCTGCTCCTCGATATCGCGGTTCTTCGCAGCCTGCACATCAGCGTAGTCCTCGTCCATGGCATTGGCCATCAATTGCGTGAACTCTCCGTCATCCGGAAGATCGCCATCAGCAACGTCGACGGCTCAGGACTGACCGATGCCGACACCCTCGACCTCGCCATCCGCGCCTCCTCACGGGTTTCCCACAAGATCCTCGAGGGCCTGACCCAGGCCGGCCTCAAATGCAGCATCACCAACGCCGTCCGGTCCGTCCCCGTCGGCGTGGTCAAGGGCGTCGATCAACAGCACAGCGGCAAAGTCGACCGTATCGACCAGGACTTCATCGCCCACCTGATCAAGTCCGACGTCATCCCGATCATCCAGCCGATCGGCTTCAGCCGCGACGGCCAGACTTTCCGGATCAACAGCGACATGCTCGCGGTTGAAGTCGCCAAGGCGCTTGGAGCCACCAAGGTCATCTTCCTCGCGCCCTATTCCGGTCTTGAGATCGGAGACAACCTCCGGCGGGACATCCCGGCCGAGGAGTTGGAGGCCCTGGCCGCCAAACATCCAGAAAAGCTCAACCCGAAGCAGCGGAGCAAGATCGAGTACGCGGTCAAGGCCGTCAGCGCCGGCATCCCCCGGGTCCACGTCATCGACGGGCGGGTCCATGACAGCCTCCTCAACGAGCTCTTCTCCAATGAAGGCGTTGGCACGCTCATCTATGCCAATGACTACCGGCAGATCCGTCGGGCGACCCGGCGCGACGTGCGGGCCATCCACAATCTGACCAAGGGTGCCGTCCTGCGCGAGGAACTGGCCTACCGTACTCAGCAGACGATTGAGAAGAATATCGACAATTTCTACCTGCTGGAAATCGACGGCAATCTCTTCGCCTGCGTTTCCCTGACCTATTATCCCGAACAACCGGATACCGCGGAAATCGGATCCCTCTTCGTGGCCCCGTTCTACCATGGGCGGGGGGCCGGTCGCAAAATGGTCGATTACGCCATCCGGGAAGCCAAGGCCAAGGGCGCCCGCAATGTCATCGCGCTCTCCACCCAGAGCTTCACCTTCTTCAGCCTGATCTGCGGATTCCGCGAAGCCGATCGGGATGTGCTTCCCGCATCGCGCCAGATCACTTTCGACAAGATGAAGCGCAACCCGAAGGTCCTGATCAAGACGGTCTAG